In Candidatus Fusobacterium pullicola, the following are encoded in one genomic region:
- a CDS encoding dicarboxylate/amino acid:cation symporter, which translates to MSKIKDSLIIKLILGVVVGLIIGLYCNETVIGVIQSIKFILGQLINFTVPLIILGFIAPAITKMKSNASKMLGVMLLLAYTSSVGAAFFSMIAGYSIIPKLNIISTVEGLKELPKMIFRVEIPPVFSVMSALVLSLFLGLAVVWTKSEAFEKLLDEFNNIMLKLVYAIIIPILPFFIASTFATLAYEGGITKQLPVFLKVVVIVLVGHFIWLTVLYTLGGIISGKNPFNLLKFYGPAYLTAIGTMSSAATLPVALSCAKKSKALDDDIANFAIPLGSTVHLCGSVLTEVFFVMTVSQVLYGELPALGTMVLFIILLGIFAVGAPGVPGGTVMASLGIIISVLGFDDSGVALMLTIFALQDSFGTACNVVGDGALALMLNGIFKKELG; encoded by the coding sequence ATGAGTAAAATTAAAGATAGCTTAATTATTAAATTAATTTTGGGAGTGGTTGTGGGTCTCATCATTGGACTTTATTGTAACGAGACTGTTATTGGGGTTATTCAGTCTATAAAGTTCATTCTTGGACAATTAATTAACTTTACAGTACCTTTAATTATTTTAGGATTTATAGCTCCTGCCATAACTAAGATGAAATCAAATGCAAGTAAAATGTTAGGGGTGATGTTATTACTTGCCTATACTTCATCTGTTGGAGCAGCATTTTTCTCAATGATTGCTGGATATAGTATAATTCCTAAATTAAATATTATATCTACTGTAGAGGGATTAAAAGAATTACCAAAAATGATATTTAGGGTTGAAATACCACCAGTATTTTCTGTTATGTCAGCTTTAGTTCTATCGCTTTTTTTAGGACTTGCTGTTGTATGGACAAAGTCAGAAGCTTTTGAAAAATTATTAGATGAATTTAATAATATTATGCTTAAACTTGTTTATGCTATTATTATTCCTATACTACCATTTTTTATAGCTTCAACTTTTGCAACTCTAGCTTATGAAGGTGGAATTACAAAACAACTACCTGTTTTCTTAAAAGTTGTTGTTATAGTTTTAGTAGGACATTTCATCTGGTTAACTGTATTATATACTCTAGGTGGAATTATCTCTGGAAAAAATCCATTTAATTTATTAAAATTTTATGGCCCTGCATATCTAACTGCAATAGGTACTATGTCATCAGCTGCTACATTACCTGTGGCTCTAAGCTGTGCAAAAAAATCTAAAGCATTAGATGACGATATTGCTAACTTTGCCATTCCACTTGGTTCAACTGTACACCTTTGTGGTTCTGTACTAACAGAAGTTTTCTTTGTTATGACTGTATCACAAGTTCTTTATGGTGAATTACCTGCTCTAGGTACTATGGTATTATTTATAATTCTACTTGGAATATTTGCTGTAGGAGCACCTGGAGTTCCAGGAGGAACAGTTATGGCTTCATTAGGAATCATAATATCTGTTCTTGGATTTGATGATAGTGGAGTTGCTTTAATGCTTACTATTTTCGCTCTACAAGATAGCTTTGGTACTGCTTGTAATGTAGTTGGAGATGGAGCTCTAGCTCTTATGTTAAATGGAATTTTTAAAAAAGAATTAGGCTAA